One stretch of Daphnia pulicaria isolate SC F1-1A chromosome 8, SC_F0-13Bv2, whole genome shotgun sequence DNA includes these proteins:
- the LOC124312292 gene encoding ERC protein 2-like yields the protein MTKTSLITIIWIWHCVAYGQLSIHSPYYIPYISTFDTQSHNHQNYDGTILGRNDGELLERSFPFQGALFVKMKKLEAITANLAKQLKDITAKLEKNVIDLKDELNTKETKDDSAKKADQSELVKTNAELLRTKDDLAKKANQSELIKTHTELQTTKDDLAKKADQSELIKTNAELLTTKDDLAKKANQSELIKTNTELQTTKDDLVKKANQSELIKTNTELQTTKDNLAKKADQSELVKTNAELLTTKDDLAKKANQSELIKTNTELQATKDNLAKKADHSELVKTNAELLTTKDDLAKKANQSELIKTNTELQTTKDDLAKKANQSELIKTNTELQTTKDDLVKKADQSELIKTNTELQTTKDDLAKKADQSELVKTNAELLTTKDDLAKKANQSELIKTNTELQTTKDNLAKKADQSELVKTNAELLTTKDDLAKKANQSELIKTNTELQATKDNLAKKADQSELVKTNAELLTTKDDLAKKANQSELIKTNTELQTTKDDLAKKANQSELIKTNTELQTTKDDLAKKADQSELVKTNAELLTTKDDLAKKANQSELIKTNTELQTTKDNLAKKADQSELVKTNAELLTTKDDLAKKANQSELIKTNTELQTTKDNLAKKADQSELVKTNAELLTTKDDLAKKANQSELIKTNTELQTTKDDLAKKANQSELIKTNTELQTTKDNLAKKADQSELVKTNAELLTTKDDLAKKADQSKLDQTNTELLKTSTNLGTATRNLTSTMTELISTKSDVADLTIKLNARTSEIVDINQLPTSCKDLQRMGHKLSGFFSVKGSKQMEMIYCNFNPNKNDTEKWIGYADVKSAPVHFYAKRSTNFITTGTPIRFEFAQVNEGNAMDLNTGKFTAPRPGIYFFSFTGLASFPDSSFRVNLEVTLYLNGGGIGRGWVEEANTVAGQRSPLLVHSTLKLKKGDQVWVAINLMSSGVNLYDSTSHHTHFTGWMLEEEIVASL from the exons atgaCAAAAACATCG TTGATTACCATTATTTGGATTTGGCACTGCGTTGCCTATGGCCAATTATCCATTCATAGTCCATATTACATTCCCTATATTTCTACTTTCGACACTCAATCCCATAACCATCAAAACTATGACGGAACCATATTAGGAAGAAATGATGGCGAATTATTAGAAAGAAGTTTTCCTTTTCAAGGagctttatttgtaaaaatgaaaaaacttgAAGCCATCACAGCAAATTTAGCAAAACAACTAAAAG ACATAACtgcaaaattggaaaaaaatgttatagaTTTGAAAGACGAACTAAACA CCAAAGAAACTAAAGATGATTCGGCGAAAAAGGCTGACCAATCAGAATTAGTTAAAACGAACGCGGAATTGCtaa GAACTAAAGATGATTTGGCGAAAAAGGCCAACCAATcagaattaattaaaacacaCACGGAACTGCAAA caaCTAAAGATGATTTGGCGAAAAAGGCTGACCAATcagaattaattaaaacaaacgcGGAATTGCtaa CAACTAAAGATGATTTGGCGAAAAAGGCCAACCAATcagaattaattaaaacaaacacgGAACTGCAaa caaCTAAAGATGATTTGGTGAAAAAGGCCAACCAATcagaattaattaaaacaaacacgGAACTGCAaa CAACTAAAGATAATTTGGCGAAAAAAGCTGACCAATCAGAATTAGTTAAAACAAACGCGGAATTGCtaa CAACTAAAGATGATTTGGCAAAAAAGGCAAACCAATcagaattaattaaaacaaacacgGAACTGCAAG caaCTAAAGATAATTTGGCGAAAAAGGCTGACCATTCAGAATTAGTTAAAACAAACGCGGAATTGCtaa CAACTAAAGATGATTTGGCAAAAAAGGCCAACCAATcagaattaattaaaacaaacacgGAACTGCAaa cAACTAAAGATGATTTGGCGAAAAAGGCCAACCAATcagaattaattaaaacaaacacgGAACTGCAaa caaCTAAAGATGATTTGGTGAAAAAGGCTGACCAATCAGAattaatcaaaacaaacaCGGAACTGCAaa caaCTAAAGATGATTTGGCGAAAAAGGCTGACCAATCAGAATTAGTTAAAACAAACGCGGAATTGCtaa CAACCAAAGATGATTTGGCGAAAAAGGCCAACCAATcagaattaattaaaacaaacacgGAACTGCAaa CAACTAAAGATAATTTGGCGAAGAAAGCTGACCAATCAGAATTAGTTAAAACAAACGCGGAATTGCtaa CAACTAAAGATGATTTGGCAAAAAAGGCAAACCAATcagaattaattaaaacaaacacgGAACTGCAAG caaCTAAAGATAATTTGGCAAAAAAGGCTGACCAATCAGAATTAGTTAAAACAAACGCGGAATTGCtaa CAACTAAAGATGATTTGGCAAAAAAGGCCAACCAATcagaattaattaaaacaaacacgGAACTGCAaa cAACTAAAGATGATTTGGCAAAAAAGGCCAACCAATcagaattaattaaaacaaacacgGAACTGCAaa CAACTAAAGATGATTTGGCGAAAAAGGCTGACCAATCAGAATTAGTTAAAACAAACGCGGAATTGCtaa CAACCAAAGATGATTTGGCGAAAAAGGCCAACCAATcagaattaattaaaacaaacacgGAACTGCAaa CAACTAAAGATAATTTGGCGAAGAAAGCTGACCAATCAGAATTAGTTAAAACAAACGCGGAATTGCtaa CAACCAAAGATGATTTGGCGAAAAAGGCCAACCAATcagaattaattaaaacaaacacgGAACTGCAaa CAACTAAAGATAATTTGGCGAAAAAAGCTGACCAATCAGAATTAGTTAAAACAAACGCGGAATTGCtaa CAACTAAAGATGATTTGGCGAAAAAGGCCAACCAATcagaattaattaaaacaaacacgGAACTGCAaa caaCTAAAGATGATTTGGCGAAAAAGGCCAACCAATcagaattaattaaaacaaacacgGAACTGCAaa caaCTAAAGATAATTTGGCGAAAAAGGCTGACCAATCAGAATTAGTTAAAACAAACGCGGAATTGCtaa CAACCAAAGATGATTTGGCGAAAAAGGCTGACCAATCAAAACTAGATCAAACAAATACGGAATTGCTAA aAACTTCCACCAATTTGGGAACtgcaacaagaaatttgaCTTCAACGATGACGGAATTGATCAGCACAAAATCTGACGTTGCAGATTtgacaataaaattaaatg CTAGGACGAGTGAAATCGTTGATATTAATCAATTACCAACATCATGTAAAGATCTTCAGCGAATGGGACATAAACTGAGCGGATTCTTTTCTGTCAAAGGATCAAAACagatggaaatgatttactgCAATTTTAATCCAAATAAAAACG acACAgagaaatggatcggatacgcTGACGTCAAATCagcgcccgtccatttctacgcCAAGCGGAGTACAAATTTCATCACAACTGGAACTCCAATTCGGTTCGAATTTGCGCAAGTGAACGAAGGAAATGCCATGGATTTGAATAcggggaaattcacggcaccgcgaccgggaatttattttttctcattcacGGGACTGGCGAGTTTTCCAGATTCATCATTTCGTGTTAATTTGGAAGTTACACTTTATTTGAACGGGGGTGGAATAGGGAGGGGTTGGGTTGAAGAGGCAAACACCGTCGCTGGTCAAAGAAGTCCGTTGCTCGTCCATTCGAcgctgaaattgaaaaaaggcgatcaaGTTTGGGTGGCAATTAATCTCATGTCATCAGGGGTTAATTTGTATGACAGCACTAGCCACCACACCCATTTTACGGGTTGGATGTTagaggaggaaattgtggcCTCACTTTga